Proteins encoded by one window of Polaribacter haliotis:
- the ccoG gene encoding cytochrome c oxidase accessory protein CcoG, giving the protein METPKDEKFRDSIATVDSEGKRSWVFPKKPSGKFYKYRSYVSYFLLAFLLSAPFIKINGNQFLLFNILERKFNIFSFPFWPQDFYLLVVSMIVGVVFIILFTVIFGRIFCGWICPQTIFLEMVFRKIEYLIEGDRGKQIRLSKQPWNAEKIRKKFLKWFIFFVISFIIANVFLAYLIGGDTVIEYITGNPFDNISTLISLTIFTCVFYFIFAWFREQVCIIACPYGRLQGVLLDNKTINVAYDYKRGEREEGRSKFKKNEDREALGKGDCIDCKQCVVVCPTGIDIRNGTQLECVNCTACIDECDHIMESINLPKGLIRYESEDNIIKKKSFQFTPRMKGYSAVLLILTGILIGMLFLRNDVEANILRLPGQLYQQKENNIISNVYTYKVINKTSEDIKDVSYKLLSHKGTIKLVSNHNFIVPKRGLAEGTLFIELNAAALKSDKDKIEIGVYSGDKLIETTRTNFLGPRSYK; this is encoded by the coding sequence ATGGAAACTCCCAAGGACGAAAAATTTAGAGATAGTATTGCTACTGTAGATTCAGAAGGAAAACGTTCTTGGGTATTTCCAAAAAAACCAAGTGGGAAATTCTATAAATATAGAAGTTACGTAAGTTACTTTCTATTGGCTTTTTTATTGTCTGCGCCATTTATCAAAATTAATGGGAATCAGTTTTTGCTTTTTAATATTTTAGAAAGAAAGTTTAATATTTTTAGTTTTCCATTTTGGCCACAAGATTTTTATTTGTTGGTGGTTTCTATGATTGTTGGTGTTGTTTTTATTATCTTATTTACTGTTATTTTTGGACGTATTTTCTGTGGATGGATTTGTCCGCAAACTATTTTTTTAGAAATGGTTTTCAGAAAAATAGAATATTTAATTGAAGGAGATAGAGGAAAGCAAATAAGATTAAGCAAACAACCTTGGAACGCAGAAAAAATTAGAAAAAAGTTTTTAAAATGGTTTATTTTCTTTGTGATTTCCTTCATAATTGCAAATGTCTTTTTAGCGTATTTGATTGGTGGAGATACAGTTATTGAATACATTACTGGAAATCCTTTTGATAATATTAGTACACTTATTTCTTTAACAATTTTCACCTGTGTTTTCTATTTCATTTTTGCGTGGTTTAGAGAACAAGTATGTATTATTGCTTGTCCTTATGGTCGTCTGCAAGGCGTTTTGTTGGATAATAAAACCATAAATGTTGCATACGATTATAAAAGAGGAGAAAGAGAAGAGGGAAGGTCTAAATTCAAAAAAAATGAAGATAGAGAAGCTCTAGGTAAAGGAGATTGTATCGATTGTAAACAATGTGTTGTTGTTTGCCCAACAGGAATAGATATTAGAAATGGTACGCAATTAGAATGTGTAAATTGTACAGCATGTATAGATGAATGTGACCATATTATGGAAAGCATTAATTTACCAAAAGGATTGATTCGTTATGAAAGTGAGGACAATATTATAAAGAAAAAATCTTTTCAGTTTACACCTAGAATGAAAGGATATTCTGCAGTATTATTAATCTTAACAGGAATTCTAATAGGAATGTTGTTTTTAAGAAATGATGTTGAAGCGAATATCTTAAGATTGCCAGGACAATTATATCAGCAAAAGGAAAATAATATCATTAGCAACGTTTATACGTATAAAGTAATCAATAAAACAAGTGAAGATATTAAAGATGTAAGTTATAAATTATTATCACATAAAGGAACTATCAAGTTAGTTTCGAATCATAATTTTATAGTTCCAAAACGAGGTTTGGCAGAAGGAACTTTATTTATAGAACTAAATGCAGCAGCATTAAAAAGCGATAAAGATAAAATAGAAATTGGTGTTTATAGTGGTGATAAATTAATTGAAACTACAAGAACCAACTTTTTAGGACCAAGAAGTTATAAGTAG
- a CDS encoding FixH family protein: MKINWGTGIVIAIVAFMSFILYLVITMSTDKSFTHDLVTDKYYQKELEFQDEINAEKNAFALKENIKITRVKEGLKVDFPEAFIPKDIQGKVFLYRPSNKHLDFEIPISISKTYLLVPEKRLVDGRWNMTVSWKYKNKEYLFKKELVY, translated from the coding sequence ATGAAAATTAATTGGGGAACAGGTATTGTTATTGCAATTGTAGCTTTTATGAGTTTTATCTTATATCTAGTTATTACAATGAGTACAGATAAATCGTTTACACACGATTTGGTAACAGATAAATATTATCAAAAAGAATTAGAATTTCAAGATGAAATTAATGCAGAGAAAAATGCATTCGCTTTAAAAGAAAACATTAAAATAACAAGAGTTAAAGAAGGTTTAAAAGTGGATTTTCCAGAAGCTTTTATTCCGAAAGATATTCAAGGAAAAGTGTTCCTGTATAGACCATCTAATAAACATTTAGATTTTGAAATACCTATTTCGATCTCTAAAACATATTTGCTCGTGCCTGAGAAACGTTTAGTAGATGGTCGTTGGAACATGACTGTATCATGGAAATACAAAAATAAGGAGTATTTATTTAAAAAAGAACTTGTGTACTAA
- a CDS encoding sensor histidine kinase, producing the protein MLHSKEKENKFQTLFETMNLGVSYQDHKGKIINVNPAALKILGLTLNQMEGKTSIDPSWKCIHEDGSDFPGETHPSMIALKTGIPVLNKIMGVFNITKKKYCWIKIDAIPQFKEGEKKPFQVYTTFDDITIIKETEIQLKENERRYIGAQKMGKVGNWEYNIKTGLLWGSNETLRIFGLNPEKNNFSLDYIEKNIPKLNFVRQAMINLIEKGEKYDIQYEINVQKKIKIVHSKAKIIYNINGEIFKIAGVIQDISKKYKNKLELKESEDKFFKVFKNSSNSIILSRLSNFEIININKATFKVTGYTTKELKGLKMFEIGIWKSKKDYKKYVKQILKKGRVKGFETTFLKKSGESRIWKISGEVIQIKKEKFTLTIIEDVTEIRNAEIELNKQRNFTSAMTENQPAGIVACNAKGKLVLFNKAAKEWHGIDVMTFPKERWAENYGLYKSDGKTLLKADEIPILQSFLGKKIVNFEMVIKAKNQKPRYVICNSAPFYDSLGNKLGALAVMNDITHQKSIEESLKKSQEEIKKALLELERSEFLLNESGRIAKVGAWEFNIITQKLRWSNQVFKIHKIPIGEVPPIEEAINYYIDGSAEILEKAINNSIKNNKKYDLELRFQNALKEKLWVNAIGYPILNKKNEVIGIRGVIQDITENKLIREKIEKTQEMHSLLANNTNDLICLQEPDSTFKYISPSIKNLLGYEQSEFIGKQVFSIVHKDDVLPLRKVMKDKIFNNNSAEAYPFRALHKNGHFVWLEFLSSPVHKDGEINYFVTSARDITQWVLAKEEIQEYQTSLQKLTTEITMVEEKQKKQIASNIHDHLSQSLVISKMKILELKENPNLTVIDEDLKFIEAHISDALENSRKITYELSPTILYQLGVIEAINWLIEDLQAKYKIKFKFSTNLTNINLSELNSIILYRSIQEILTNAIKYANASLVKIEIKKTNKGVDLFIIDNGIGFDTSILNNFKNQSGSGFGLFTVTERIKTIQGQFSITSKINSGTNIKIFIPLLK; encoded by the coding sequence ATGCTACACTCAAAAGAAAAAGAAAATAAGTTTCAAACTCTATTTGAAACTATGAATTTAGGTGTCTCTTACCAAGATCATAAAGGCAAAATAATAAATGTTAACCCTGCTGCTTTAAAAATTTTAGGCCTTACATTAAACCAAATGGAGGGTAAAACTTCTATAGATCCTAGTTGGAAATGTATACATGAAGATGGTTCTGATTTTCCAGGAGAAACACACCCTAGCATGATAGCTTTAAAAACAGGCATTCCTGTTCTTAATAAAATAATGGGAGTATTTAATATTACTAAAAAAAAATACTGTTGGATAAAGATAGATGCAATTCCCCAATTTAAAGAAGGAGAAAAAAAACCATTTCAAGTATACACTACTTTCGACGACATAACTATTATTAAGGAAACAGAAATTCAATTAAAAGAGAATGAAAGACGTTATATAGGAGCCCAAAAAATGGGTAAGGTAGGAAATTGGGAATACAATATTAAAACTGGTCTTTTATGGGGTTCAAATGAAACTCTTCGGATTTTTGGGCTAAACCCAGAAAAAAATAATTTTAGTTTAGATTATATAGAAAAAAATATACCAAAACTAAATTTTGTAAGACAAGCTATGATCAATTTAATTGAAAAAGGAGAAAAATATGATATCCAATATGAAATTAATGTTCAGAAAAAAATAAAGATAGTTCACTCAAAAGCAAAAATAATATATAACATTAATGGTGAAATTTTTAAAATTGCTGGTGTAATACAAGATATTTCTAAAAAGTATAAAAACAAATTAGAATTAAAAGAAAGTGAAGATAAATTTTTTAAAGTATTTAAAAATAGTTCTAACTCCATTATACTTTCTCGATTAAGCAATTTTGAAATTATAAATATAAATAAAGCAACATTTAAAGTAACTGGCTATACAACTAAAGAATTAAAAGGCTTAAAAATGTTTGAAATTGGTATTTGGAAATCTAAAAAAGATTATAAAAAATACGTAAAACAAATATTAAAAAAAGGAAGAGTTAAAGGTTTCGAAACCACTTTTTTAAAAAAATCTGGAGAAAGTAGAATCTGGAAAATATCTGGAGAAGTAATTCAAATTAAAAAAGAAAAATTTACACTTACAATTATAGAAGATGTTACAGAAATAAGAAACGCAGAAATAGAATTAAATAAACAACGAAATTTCACATCTGCAATGACAGAAAACCAACCAGCTGGTATTGTTGCATGTAATGCAAAAGGCAAATTGGTGTTATTTAATAAAGCTGCAAAAGAATGGCATGGTATAGATGTAATGACGTTTCCAAAAGAACGTTGGGCAGAAAATTATGGTTTATACAAAAGCGATGGGAAAACATTGTTAAAAGCAGATGAGATCCCTATTTTACAATCATTTCTTGGAAAAAAAATTGTGAATTTTGAAATGGTTATTAAGGCAAAGAATCAAAAGCCTAGATATGTAATTTGTAACTCTGCCCCCTTTTATGATTCTTTGGGAAACAAACTAGGCGCACTAGCTGTAATGAACGATATTACACACCAAAAATCTATAGAAGAGAGCTTAAAAAAAAGCCAGGAAGAAATTAAAAAAGCCCTTTTAGAATTAGAAAGAAGTGAATTTCTTTTAAATGAATCTGGAAGAATTGCTAAAGTTGGTGCTTGGGAATTTAACATCATTACACAAAAATTACGTTGGTCTAATCAAGTTTTTAAAATTCATAAAATTCCTATTGGAGAGGTTCCTCCAATTGAAGAAGCTATAAATTATTACATAGATGGTTCTGCAGAAATATTAGAAAAAGCAATTAATAATAGTATTAAAAATAATAAAAAATACGATCTAGAACTAAGGTTTCAAAATGCGCTTAAAGAAAAACTTTGGGTAAATGCAATAGGTTACCCTATATTAAATAAAAAAAATGAAGTAATAGGTATAAGAGGTGTAATACAAGATATTACTGAAAACAAATTAATAAGGGAGAAAATAGAAAAAACTCAAGAAATGCATAGTCTACTAGCAAATAACACTAATGATTTAATTTGCTTACAAGAACCAGATAGCACATTTAAATACATTAGCCCTTCTATAAAAAATTTGTTAGGCTACGAACAATCGGAATTTATTGGTAAACAAGTATTTAGTATTGTACATAAAGATGATGTTTTACCTTTAAGAAAGGTAATGAAAGATAAGATATTCAATAACAACTCTGCAGAAGCTTATCCTTTTAGAGCACTTCACAAAAATGGCCATTTTGTTTGGTTAGAATTCTTATCATCTCCTGTTCATAAAGATGGCGAAATTAATTACTTTGTTACTTCTGCTAGAGATATTACACAATGGGTTTTAGCTAAAGAAGAAATTCAAGAATACCAGACATCTCTACAAAAACTTACTACCGAAATTACCATGGTAGAAGAAAAGCAAAAAAAACAAATTGCTTCTAATATTCACGATCACTTAAGCCAATCTTTGGTTATTTCTAAAATGAAAATTTTAGAATTAAAAGAGAACCCAAACTTAACAGTAATAGATGAAGATTTAAAATTTATCGAAGCTCATATTTCTGACGCATTAGAGAATAGTCGTAAAATTACATATGAACTTTCACCAACGATATTGTATCAATTAGGAGTTATAGAAGCCATAAATTGGTTAATTGAAGATTTACAAGCGAAGTATAAAATTAAATTTAAATTTAGTACAAACCTAACAAATATTAATCTTAGTGAATTAAATTCTATTATTCTTTATAGAAGTATCCAAGAAATACTAACAAATGCTATAAAATATGCAAATGCTTCTCTCGTAAAAATAGAAATAAAAAAAACAAACAAAGGAGTAGATCTTTTTATAATAGATAATGGTATTGGGTTTGATACATCTATATTAAATAATTTTAAAAATCAATCTGGTTCTGGTTTTGGTTTATTTACTGTTACAGAACGTATTAAAACCATACAAGGTCAATTTTCTATTACATCAAAAATTAATTCAGGCACCAATATTAAAATTTTTATCCCCCTTTTAAAATGA
- a CDS encoding response regulator — protein sequence MNKTNEIKIILVDDHNLLRDGLRNIIEKKANLHVIGEASNGRDAVKICSKLLPDIVLIDIAMPDLNGMEATKQILKAHPKTKVIGLSMHSSKQFIQGMFNAGAFGYLLKDGDAKELIVGIKTVMENRKYLSKDINQEFLTLLKNGDELENTVLSSREKEVLQLIAEGKSSKEIGETLFLSPKTIDVHRNNIMKKIDIHSIPELTKYAIRKGLTSL from the coding sequence ATGAATAAAACAAACGAAATAAAAATAATTTTGGTAGACGACCACAACCTATTAAGAGATGGTTTAAGAAATATTATTGAAAAAAAAGCTAATTTACATGTTATTGGAGAAGCTTCAAATGGTAGAGATGCTGTAAAAATATGTTCTAAATTATTGCCAGATATTGTACTTATAGACATAGCAATGCCAGATTTAAACGGAATGGAAGCTACAAAACAAATCCTAAAAGCACATCCAAAAACAAAAGTAATTGGACTCTCTATGCATTCTAGCAAACAATTTATACAAGGTATGTTTAATGCTGGTGCTTTTGGTTATTTATTAAAAGATGGTGATGCTAAAGAATTAATTGTAGGAATTAAAACAGTTATGGAAAACAGAAAATATCTATCAAAAGATATTAACCAAGAATTTCTTACGTTGCTTAAAAATGGAGATGAATTAGAAAATACAGTATTAAGCTCGAGAGAGAAAGAAGTTTTACAGTTAATAGCAGAAGGTAAATCATCTAAAGAAATTGGTGAAACATTATTTTTAAGTCCTAAAACTATTGATGTTCACAGGAATAATATTATGAAAAAAATAGATATACATTCTATTCCAGAATTAACAAAATACGCTATTAGAAAAGGGCTAACATCTCTTTAA
- a CDS encoding PorP/SprF family type IX secretion system membrane protein yields MKLIYIRFCFLLLVFFTINNQAQETLPIYTDYLSDNVFLLHPSAAGIGNSSKLRLTARKQWAGVPNAPELQTLSFHTKFGEESNAGYGLILFNDENGFHSQKGLQGTYAYHLPMSNSKMFKQLSFGLAFTFVQNQSDQRTFTGDTGVAAIIESTSYYNADFSVAYHRGGLATYFTVKNLLLTAKNNLNVQEPLDLRNYILSAGYYFGEEENFVQWEPSIMFQYKESLGETIADVNIKAYKRFSKSQLWAALSYRRSFDSNSIENSQFISPIVGLNYKNLMFSYTYTNQLNDIVLSNSGFHQITLGINLWTREPRAAACPNINSNYGSF; encoded by the coding sequence ATGAAGTTAATTTACATTAGGTTTTGCTTTTTACTTCTCGTTTTCTTTACGATAAATAATCAAGCACAAGAAACGTTACCAATTTATACAGATTATTTATCTGATAATGTTTTTTTATTGCATCCATCTGCTGCAGGTATTGGTAATTCTAGTAAATTACGATTAACTGCAAGAAAGCAATGGGCAGGTGTACCAAATGCTCCAGAATTACAAACGTTAAGTTTTCATACAAAATTTGGAGAAGAATCGAATGCTGGTTATGGTTTAATTTTGTTTAATGATGAAAACGGATTCCATTCTCAGAAAGGTTTGCAAGGAACTTATGCATACCATTTACCAATGAGTAATAGCAAAATGTTTAAGCAACTTTCTTTTGGTTTGGCATTTACGTTTGTTCAAAATCAATCCGATCAAAGAACTTTTACAGGAGATACTGGTGTAGCAGCTATTATAGAAAGCACAAGTTATTATAATGCAGATTTTAGTGTTGCTTATCATAGAGGAGGTTTGGCAACTTACTTTACTGTTAAAAATTTATTATTAACAGCGAAAAACAATTTAAACGTGCAAGAGCCTTTAGATTTAAGAAACTATATTTTATCTGCAGGTTATTATTTTGGGGAAGAAGAAAACTTTGTACAGTGGGAACCCTCGATTATGTTTCAATATAAAGAAAGTCTTGGAGAAACAATTGCAGATGTAAATATAAAAGCCTACAAAAGATTTTCAAAATCTCAACTTTGGGCAGCGTTATCTTATAGAAGAAGTTTTGATTCTAATTCCATAGAAAATTCACAATTTATAAGTCCAATTGTTGGTTTAAATTATAAAAACTTAATGTTTTCTTACACTTACACAAATCAATTAAATGATATTGTTTTATCTAATTCTGGTTTCCACCAAATTACTTTAGGAATTAATTTATGGACAAGAGAGCCAAGAGCAGCGGCTTGCCCTAATATTAATTCTAATTACGGAAGTTTCTAA
- a CDS encoding sulfite exporter TauE/SafE family protein yields MFLSALIFGLLGSFHCIGMCGPIAFMLPVDRQKPVKRFFQILSYHLGRLFTYSLIGLLFGFLGKGFFFFGFQQQLSIVVGISMILFILFPRIFKRVNFSSKISNLIFKVKNALGKELKKKGNDTFFTIGFLNGFLPCGLVYMAVFGALATTNAFSGSLYMFLFGLGTIPLMTAVVYLGNFTKGTFKKNIQKAIPVVVVCIGALFILRGLGLGIPYVSPTPILEMVSSNNTCH; encoded by the coding sequence ATGTTTTTATCGGCACTAATTTTTGGGTTATTGGGTAGTTTCCATTGCATAGGAATGTGTGGACCAATCGCTTTTATGTTGCCAGTAGATAGACAAAAACCAGTTAAAAGGTTCTTCCAAATTTTAAGTTATCATTTAGGTAGGTTGTTTACTTACAGCTTAATAGGTTTGTTGTTTGGGTTTTTAGGAAAAGGATTTTTCTTCTTTGGTTTTCAACAACAATTATCTATTGTAGTTGGAATAAGTATGATTTTATTTATATTATTCCCAAGAATTTTTAAACGAGTGAATTTTTCTTCAAAAATAAGTAACCTAATTTTTAAGGTGAAAAATGCTTTGGGAAAGGAATTAAAGAAAAAAGGAAATGATACTTTTTTTACCATTGGTTTTTTAAATGGTTTTTTACCTTGTGGATTAGTTTACATGGCTGTTTTTGGAGCATTAGCAACTACAAATGCTTTTTCAGGAAGTTTGTATATGTTTTTATTTGGTTTAGGAACAATTCCTTTAATGACAGCCGTTGTTTATTTAGGAAATTTCACAAAAGGAACTTTTAAAAAAAACATTCAAAAAGCGATTCCTGTAGTTGTAGTTTGTATTGGTGCTTTATTTATTTTAAGAGGTTTAGGTTTGGGAATTCCTTATGTTTCTCCAACTCCAATTTTAGAAATGGTTTCTTCAAACAATACTTGCCATTAA
- a CDS encoding T9SS type A sorting domain-containing protein: MKKKYFLKTTLLLIIFLSALTINSQTTGDIAFVGFNVETSEGDKDFSIAILSDLATNSIIYITDNESNGTGGFVSGEGALAWNSGSSIIKSGTIVVFSDVNNDTSRTVSIGNVTEPDAGFNPTDKDGLFIYTGTDENTVTTFIYGLQIGNDPTQTGDLTGTGLTTGTSHVVIDNSASPDGGFYNGSKLNQTSYSDYLSLISVKTNWSTTTGNGETFAIPFSQESFTINTTNWTGSDLTDGNDWSLATNWSNGVPTSSSLVTIPDVTNAPEIRTSTNAIVGNMSISETDGLSVLSGSLTISGNLTINSGSSLYLESKMTASKTIDAASVILNGSYTSADANSFFYFTETYINDSIGWTLISSPTVNESIQEFTTFNKILTSTTVGKENNFGIAPYNNDGTAWNYYTGATDGTTYGTGTYPLNASNNFISGKGYTILQNSAFGSNTAKGNIGFKGNIKTDFVEIPITDKSPPGGTGNAFNLVGNPYPSFIPFNTNGGAVNLLTANTDILEEETIWLWDKKDTEIQSSYITVNQTTTVGTGVNQRPSLHIAPAQGFFVKSKSTGGNFNFTEGMQSHQSSGTFNKSVNLRPEIQLSIASKDVLKSTSIYYYKNKTIGFDNGYDSSTFGGVGTSFSVYTKLVSNEDDRNLAIQTLPTSNYENMVIPVGVKATKNSEITFSANSLNLPDGYMVFLEDKLTKAYTRLDNTNSEYTVTIDNNVVENRFFIHTTTSSVLNNDTENLNNVVIFKTNNSNLKVTGLNVAKAKISLFNVLGKQVFTTTFDGNLNNTISLPNLATGMYIVKLKTANSTNTKKIIID, encoded by the coding sequence ATGAAGAAAAAATACTTTTTAAAGACAACTTTATTACTAATCATCTTTTTATCAGCATTAACAATTAATTCACAAACGACTGGAGATATTGCTTTTGTTGGTTTTAATGTAGAAACCTCAGAAGGTGACAAAGATTTCTCTATTGCAATATTATCAGATTTAGCAACAAACTCAATAATATATATTACTGATAATGAATCAAATGGTACTGGAGGTTTTGTTTCTGGGGAAGGAGCTTTGGCATGGAATTCTGGTAGTTCAATAATTAAATCCGGCACAATAGTAGTTTTTTCAGATGTAAATAATGACACTTCAAGAACTGTTTCAATTGGAAATGTAACAGAGCCAGATGCAGGTTTTAATCCAACAGATAAAGATGGTTTGTTTATTTATACTGGTACAGATGAAAATACAGTAACCACATTTATATATGGTTTACAGATTGGAAATGACCCAACACAAACTGGAGATTTAACTGGAACTGGTTTAACAACTGGAACTTCACATGTAGTTATTGATAATAGTGCGTCACCTGATGGAGGTTTTTATAATGGATCTAAATTAAATCAAACTTCATACAGTGATTATTTATCCTTAATATCTGTTAAAACAAATTGGTCCACAACAACAGGAAATGGAGAAACATTCGCAATTCCTTTCTCCCAAGAGTCATTCACCATAAATACAACAAATTGGACAGGAAGTGATTTAACAGATGGTAATGATTGGTCATTAGCCACAAACTGGAGTAATGGTGTACCAACATCAAGTTCTTTAGTTACCATTCCAGATGTTACAAATGCCCCAGAAATAAGAACTAGTACAAATGCAATAGTTGGTAATATGTCTATTTCAGAAACTGATGGTTTATCAGTATTAAGTGGTTCTTTAACGATTTCTGGAAACTTAACAATTAATTCTGGTAGTTCTTTATATTTAGAATCTAAAATGACAGCCTCAAAAACGATTGATGCAGCTTCTGTGATTTTAAATGGAAGTTATACTTCTGCAGATGCAAATAGCTTTTTTTATTTTACGGAAACTTATATTAATGATTCAATTGGTTGGACTTTAATTTCTTCTCCAACTGTTAATGAAAGTATTCAAGAATTTACAACTTTTAATAAGATTTTAACTAGTACAACAGTTGGTAAAGAAAATAATTTTGGAATTGCTCCTTACAATAACGATGGTACTGCATGGAATTATTATACAGGTGCCACAGATGGTACAACATATGGAACTGGAACTTATCCATTAAACGCATCTAATAATTTTATTTCAGGAAAAGGATATACAATCTTACAAAACTCTGCATTTGGTTCAAATACCGCAAAAGGAAATATAGGTTTTAAAGGAAATATTAAAACAGATTTTGTAGAAATTCCAATAACAGATAAAAGTCCTCCTGGTGGAACTGGAAATGCATTTAATTTAGTTGGAAATCCATATCCTTCTTTTATTCCCTTTAACACAAATGGTGGTGCTGTAAACCTTCTAACTGCAAATACAGATATCTTAGAAGAAGAAACGATTTGGCTATGGGATAAAAAAGATACAGAGATTCAGTCGTCATATATTACAGTAAATCAAACAACAACTGTTGGAACTGGAGTAAACCAAAGACCTTCTTTACATATTGCTCCAGCACAAGGTTTTTTTGTAAAATCTAAATCTACAGGAGGTAATTTTAATTTTACAGAAGGAATGCAGAGTCATCAAAGTTCTGGAACCTTTAATAAGTCTGTAAATTTACGCCCAGAAATTCAATTAAGTATTGCTTCTAAAGACGTTTTAAAAAGTACTTCAATTTATTATTATAAAAATAAAACGATTGGTTTCGATAATGGTTATGATAGCTCAACCTTTGGTGGAGTAGGTACTTCTTTCTCTGTTTACACAAAATTAGTTTCTAATGAAGATGATAGGAATTTGGCAATACAAACATTACCAACTTCAAACTACGAAAACATGGTAATTCCTGTTGGTGTAAAAGCAACAAAAAATTCGGAAATTACATTTTCTGCAAACTCTTTAAATTTACCAGATGGATATATGGTTTTTCTAGAAGATAAATTAACAAAAGCGTATACACGTTTAGATAACACTAATAGCGAATATACTGTTACCATAGACAACAATGTTGTTGAAAACCGTTTTTTTATTCACACTACAACCTCTTCTGTCTTAAATAACGATACAGAAAATTTAAATAATGTTGTTATTTTTAAAACGAATAATTCTAATTTAAAAGTTACAGGTTTAAATGTAGCAAAAGCAAAAATTAGCTTATTTAATGTTTTAGGTAAACAGGTATTTACAACTACTTTCGATGGAAATTTAAACAATACTATATCTTTGCCAAATTTAGCTACTGGTATGTATATTGTTAAATTAAAAACAGCAAACAGCACAAATACAAAAAAAATAATTATAGATTAA
- the murI gene encoding glutamate racemase, translated as MAINKYPIGFFDSGVGGTSIWKEVISLLPNEDSIYLSDSKNAPYGEKSKNEIIDLCIKNTDFLLKQNCKLIVVACNTATTNAIDFLRERYSIPFIGIEPAIKPAALTTKTNTIGILATKGTLNSSLFEKTSSSFRKDIYIEEIIGKGLVELIENGKLYSKEMTSLLKSYLHPLLEKNIDFLVLGCTHYPYLIPQIREIIGGKINIIDSGEAVAKQTKAILNKFYLLNSKENIAKHTLYINKEKEVLEQLIAEKENIKIIRKKF; from the coding sequence ATGGCAATTAACAAATATCCTATTGGTTTTTTCGACTCTGGAGTAGGAGGTACTTCTATCTGGAAAGAAGTAATTTCTCTTTTACCAAATGAAGATTCTATATATCTTTCTGATAGTAAAAATGCGCCTTATGGCGAAAAATCTAAAAATGAAATTATAGATTTATGTATAAAAAATACCGATTTTTTATTAAAACAAAATTGTAAATTAATAGTTGTAGCTTGCAATACAGCTACCACAAATGCAATTGACTTTTTAAGAGAAAGGTATTCCATTCCATTTATTGGAATAGAACCTGCAATTAAACCAGCAGCATTAACTACAAAAACAAATACAATTGGCATTTTAGCTACAAAAGGTACATTAAACAGTTCTTTGTTTGAAAAAACTTCAAGCAGTTTTAGAAAAGACATTTACATCGAAGAAATCATTGGAAAAGGTTTGGTTGAGTTAATTGAAAATGGAAAATTATATTCCAAAGAAATGACTTCTCTCTTAAAATCTTATTTACATCCATTATTAGAGAAAAATATAGATTTTTTAGTTTTGGGTTGTACTCACTACCCATATCTAATTCCTCAAATTAGAGAAATTATTGGCGGTAAAATAAATATTATAGACTCTGGAGAAGCTGTTGCAAAACAAACTAAAGCTATTTTAAACAAGTTTTATTTATTAAACTCTAAAGAAAATATAGCAAAACATACGTTATATATCAATAAAGAAAAAGAAGTATTAGAACAATTAATAGCAGAAAAAGAAAACATAAAAATTATTCGAAAAAAATTTTAG
- a CDS encoding response regulator, which produces MNSKLNNLLVIEDNPYIGEEIVNAAKKVSGIKTIRLTKTLQEAISSLEENEYELVTLDLNLPDGNGIELLKWFTENKIKKKVFVFSTSTNLKEICLKYGAFAFFDKSKGFKDLIDNIKKAY; this is translated from the coding sequence TTGAACTCTAAATTAAACAATTTATTAGTAATTGAAGATAACCCTTACATAGGGGAAGAAATAGTGAATGCTGCTAAAAAAGTATCTGGAATAAAAACGATACGTTTAACAAAAACTTTACAAGAAGCAATTTCTTCTTTAGAAGAAAATGAATATGAATTAGTTACTTTAGACTTAAATTTACCAGATGGAAATGGTATAGAGCTTTTAAAGTGGTTTACAGAAAATAAGATAAAAAAGAAAGTTTTTGTGTTTTCTACAAGTACAAACCTTAAAGAAATTTGTTTAAAATATGGCGCTTTTGCTTTTTTTGATAAATCTAAAGGTTTTAAAGATTTAATTGATAATATTAAAAAAGCATATTAA